CTTTTTTCAATTTTGTAAAAATAAAAGGTAATGCCATTCCCATTAAACATCCTGCAATAACATTTACGACCATTGATACAACCACCACTTTACAGATACTCAATCCTCCTCTTATAATGCCCATAAAAGAAATACCAAGTCCCATTGTTAAACCAAGCATTAATGCAACCAAAATTTCTCTTCCAAACATCTTTAACCAGTCCTTCATCCTAATTTTTCCGAGTGCCATTGACCTTATAATTAAAGTAGCTGACTGACTTCCTGCGTTTCCTGCTGTATCAACAAGAACCGGTAAAAAAGTAACAAGAACAATATATTTTGCTATAGTATCCTCAAATCTTTTAATTATTCCCCCTGTAAACAAATCCATAAAAAGTAAAAAAATAAGCCATGTAACCCTGCTCTTATATAAATTTTTAATCGGTGTTTTCAAAAGGTCTGTTATCAATTCAACACCTGCTGTTTCAGGAGTTATAGCAAACATTTTCGTCATATCCTCTGTGTGCTCCTGTTCAACTACATTTAGAACATCATCAACAGTAACTATTCCAAGCAGAACTCCATCTTCATCTATAACAGGTAAAACAATAAGGTCATACTTTCTCATTAAATTTGATGCTTCTTCCTGATCTTTATTCGCTTCAATTGCAATAAAATTAAAATCCATTATTTTTTCCACTGTTTCATTCGGCTCAGAAAGTATGAGTTTAGCCAGTGAAATATCATCCAGCAATTTCCAGTTTTCATCAACGACATAAACAACATTGATTGTTTCTGCCTGTTTACCAAATTCTCTTATATAAGAAAATGCTTTTTCAATTGTCCAGTCCTTTTTTATAGCAACATAATCTGGTGTCATCAACCTACCAACACTGTTTTCAGGATATCCAAGAAGTTGTAATGCTTCTTTTCTATCTGCAGGTGATAATAAATTGAGTAATCTCTGAGTAACCTTCCCGGGCAATTCTTCAAATAAATCAGTTCTTTCATCAGGAGGCAATTCTGAAAGAATATTCTTTATATGTTCATCTGTTAATTTTGAAATTAAATTTTCTTTTACAATGGGATTTACTTCATCAAAAACTTCTGCAGATAATTTTTTAGGGAGGAGACGAAATACTATAATCCTGCATTCTTCATCAAGTTCTTCAATAAGTTCAGCAATATCAGGAGAAGGCCATTCAACAAGTGCTTCTTTTAAATTATACCAGTCCTTATTTTCTATCAGTTCAATTATTTCATTCTTCAGCAATGTTTTTACAAATTTTTCATCTGCCATTTATATTTCCTCTTCAACCTTTTAATTTTAGTTTTTAGATTTATAAAAGTCAATTTTAGTTTTTAAGGTATAATTAATATATGGAAAAATTTAATCTTGTATCAAATTTTAAGCCATCAGGAGACCAGCCAAAAGCAATTGAAAAACTTGTGAAAAATCTTGAAAAAAGAGAAAAACATCAAATTTTACTTGGAGTTACAGGAAGTGGAAAAACATTTACAATGGCAAATGTTATTGCTGCTGTCAATAAACCTACTCTTGTAATTTCTCACAATAAAACACTTGCAGCCCAGTTATACAGTGAATTCAGGGAGTTTTTTCCTGAAAATAAAGTGAGATATTTTGTAAGTTATTATAATTACTACCAGCCAGAAGCATATATACCTGAAACAGATACATATATTGAAAAAGATGCATCAATTAACGAGGATATCGACCGGCTCCGTCTGGCTGCAACAAGTGCAATTTTATCAAGCAGAGATGTAATTATTGTAGCAAGTGTTTCCTGTATTTATCCAATTGGTAGTCCTGAAGACCATAAAGCAATGATGTTACATTTGTCCAAAAATCAGATAATAAATAGAAGATATATAATAGAAAGGCTTATTGAAATTCAGTATGAGAGAAACGATTTTGATTTAACAAGGGGAAAATTCAGAGTAAGAGGAAATACAATTGAAATAATACCTTCTTATGAAGAAATAGGAGTTAGAATATGGATTATTGGAGATAAAGTTGTGAAAATTCAGAGGTTTGAACCACTGACAGGAAATGTAATATCAGAAGAGGAAGAAATTTATATTTATCCAGCAAAACATTTTGTAACTCCAAAAGATAAACTTGAAAGAGCAATTGAATCAATAAAAAAAGAACTTGAAGAGAGGGTTGAATATTTCAAAAAAAATGGAAAACTCCTTGAGGCAGAAAGACTTGAAACAAGAACAAATTATGACCTTGAAATGTTATCAGAGGTTGGTTACTGTCATGGAATTGAAAATTATAGTAGACATCTTGCAGGAAGATTACCTGGTGAAAGACCCGAAGTTTTGCTTGAT
This region of bacterium genomic DNA includes:
- the mgtE gene encoding magnesium transporter; amino-acid sequence: MADEKFVKTLLKNEIIELIENKDWYNLKEALVEWPSPDIAELIEELDEECRIIVFRLLPKKLSAEVFDEVNPIVKENLISKLTDEHIKNILSELPPDERTDLFEELPGKVTQRLLNLLSPADRKEALQLLGYPENSVGRLMTPDYVAIKKDWTIEKAFSYIREFGKQAETINVVYVVDENWKLLDDISLAKLILSEPNETVEKIMDFNFIAIEANKDQEEASNLMRKYDLIVLPVIDEDGVLLGIVTVDDVLNVVEQEHTEDMTKMFAITPETAGVELITDLLKTPIKNLYKSRVTWLIFLLFMDLFTGGIIKRFEDTIAKYIVLVTFLPVLVDTAGNAGSQSATLIIRSMALGKIRMKDWLKMFGREILVALMLGLTMGLGISFMGIIRGGLSICKVVVVSMVVNVIAGCLMGMALPFIFTKLKKDPATASAPLITTLADILGTGIYLTIAMIMLK